The following are encoded together in the Methylorubrum sp. B1-46 genome:
- a CDS encoding AprI/Inh family metalloprotease inhibitor produces the protein MTRGFLSKAACLALAASVGACASNRFEGPRERPRPQAALEPATPALPAGTVTSEPLAPPPGAAAAPGEPPPPSVAAAPSPVIEPPPAPRPVVATGRSSVVGSWNATDAAGSCKVSLSSTPSLDLYKATTAGCGNKDLAKVSAWDFRDGEVYLYQPGGTVAARLRQAGGSLDGALSKSGAPLSLAR, from the coding sequence ATGACGCGTGGGTTCCTGTCGAAAGCTGCCTGTCTCGCGCTGGCCGCGAGTGTGGGCGCCTGCGCCTCGAACCGCTTCGAGGGCCCCCGCGAGCGGCCGCGGCCGCAGGCGGCGCTGGAACCCGCCACGCCCGCTCTGCCCGCCGGCACGGTGACGAGCGAGCCGCTGGCGCCCCCGCCGGGCGCCGCCGCCGCGCCGGGCGAGCCGCCGCCCCCGAGTGTCGCTGCCGCCCCGTCCCCGGTGATCGAGCCGCCGCCCGCCCCGCGGCCGGTGGTGGCGACCGGCCGTTCCTCGGTGGTCGGCTCGTGGAACGCCACCGACGCGGCGGGAAGCTGCAAGGTCTCGCTGTCGAGCACCCCCTCGCTCGACCTCTACAAGGCCACCACTGCGGGCTGCGGCAACAAGGATCTCGCCAAGGTCTCGGCCTGGGATTTTCGCGACGGCGAGGTCTATCTCTACCAGCCGGGCGGCACCGTCGCCGCGCGGCTGCGGCAGGCTGGCGGCAGCCTCGACGGCGCCCTCTCGAAATCCGGTGCGCCGCTCTCGCTGGCCCGCTGA